The Dreissena polymorpha isolate Duluth1 chromosome 9, UMN_Dpol_1.0, whole genome shotgun sequence genome contains the following window.
aatatttaacctTCATATGGCAAATACTACATTATTTACAGACTCATAATAAATACGAGCAATTTctgatatgtatcaatttattgatTTAACTTGAGATTAACCTCTTAAAAATCGAGTTAAGTGTCGATTTAACGCATAGAACATAACGCTAAAGTCTCATAAAAGTGACGTCGAGAGGACGAAGAGGATCTTAAAACAATGAAACACACACTCACAGAACATCAAGTGAGTTATCATTTTCATAGAACAGCAAGTGAGTTATCATTTTCATAGAACATCAAGTgatttatcattttcatattttcatagaACATCAAATGAGTTATCATTTTCATAGAACATCACGTGAGTTTTCATATTCATAGAACGTCAAGTGAGTTATCATTTTCATAGAACATAAAGTGAGTTATCATTTGTTAACATGCTTTCAAATGTCAATTGGGACGCTTATTTGTTGCAACCTAATATTGTGTGAAGTGTTTTAATTTACTGTATACTTGTTAGTTATGAGTTTACGTAATATGTGTATAGAATAGTTAACGAGAAGCTGTGTTCGATTACCTTTACAAACGAGCATCTAGTGGACTTCACGATCCTTCGTTATCTTCAATAGTATCACAAGTATATATTTAAAACGTGTTTAGGCGaggttaaatattgaaaattattgggaaaatatttgtttaaattttttagTAACGATTACTTTTAAAATGTACTTGTGATTTGATGCATATTGTGTCGCTTTTCATATGAATAAATGATCaagaaaagttaaagaacaaagACGGCCCATGTGAATAGTAAAATCACTGGTCGAAGAGATTAGGAAATCtgacaatcaatatttgattaaaaaaaataataatacaattataaactgtGGAACAGCTTAAATGGACTACACGGATTCGGATCTTCCTAAAGCGTAATTAGCCAAGTTGAAGACTAGCCGATGTCTTGgctatacaaattaaaacaatcaaacattGGGGTCGGttatctttgtaaaaaaaaatgcaggTTATATTTTAATACGATTATGTGCATAGCGTCTATTTTTCCGTCATCTTATTTTTTTTCATAAGTTAACTAATTAATGAGGTGTATATCAAGAGGAAAGGACACAAACACTCAATTCCAGAGTTTGTTAAATCCAACTGCAGTAGTCATCTAAATGGCTTATTGACATTAAATGAGGTCTTTAAGTCCATATAATGTTGATAACACACAATTTACATAGCGTTTATATAGCAATAATATAAAATGCATGCGCTGTAGCTTCTCGTTAAAAACTACGACTTTGGGTTTTGATACTTACAAATGGGATACTTTGGTAAGTTACATCCCTTGTGGCATAACTGCAAACTACAGTAAAACTTTAACCAGTTTAACCTTTAACTGGTGATGGAACTTGTAAGCTGAACCATAAACCAACTTTAAAAAATGAGATGTAGTATGAAGGTAGTATGCAGGTAGTATGCAGGTGCACGTCCACAAAAGCAGACTTGATTAAAAGATTAAACCACAACTTATAAGAATTGAAACCGAAGGAAAACAATAACAGTCTTATTATAGATGATTTTTTGAATCACAAATATTTAAGCATTTACGTGGACAAAAATTATGCAATCATGGTCATGTCATTATTTTCTCAGAAACACCCATAAGTTATGACATGAATAAGGGGATTGTTTCATAGTCGAATGAATGTTGTTACAAgtacataatacatgtaaacGCGTGACACGCATCTGCCGGAAATGAATACACCACAATTGCAGTTGGCCATTCATCAACactattaattgtttatattatacttaaacaaactggatttttgataatGTTGTTATTCGTAAAACATGAAAGCACATATAAATAAACGCATTTATAAATAACCTCATATTGAAAGCAAGTTAATATGAGCTCGACATGTTTATGTGCGCGTTGTTAGATCTGAATCAAACATTCTCAATTCCAGCCGTATTTTTTTCTTTCTAGATATTCAAACGCGCATAGCAATCAATTTACAGTCTAATTGTACAATTATAATGAACACATGTTCATGTTAATGCTACGACTATGCTCCACGCTTAAGTTTACAAGCGTGTTTGTTTTTCAACCGAAAGTTAATTAAGCTTAGACAAAAGCTATCTTACATAGATAAAACGTACAcgatgctcacatataaaaatgaaTCTTAGCTTAAAATAACTACTTCATCAACGAGCCTTAAAATATTTTCCGCAACAATTGTCATTGCTTGAACGATAAACATTCGgctaaataattaattaatttaagttCTCAATTAGTAACAGGATATCACAATGTTCCTTCTCGTATGTAACTGTATACATGTAATGGGATGTCTGCTAAAAACACTTAGATACCGATCCAGCAATGTTCATTGTACGCTTCCACTCAGTGATAAGACAAAGATTAAATTGTATGCAAAGGACAACCGGTATTTTTGTGACAATAAATATTATACGTTTTCCGTTTCATTTAAACCTTACAAAATACATTCTACGACTTAATACACGTCTATTGACAATAGTAAAAAGTTTCTGATAAATGGCTTCAATAATCCAAAACATATCAAAATAATGCTcacataaataattgttaagGTAAGGTCGCAATAAAAGAGATAAAAGTAGATTGAACTAATATTACTTTTATGTTTTACAACCAACCCATCACCATATGAGAACTTAAAAAAGAGAAATAcggaaaatatataaaatttacacAATATTGATacggtaaataatgtttattctaATTTTTGAAAAGAGAACCACggaaaaaacataaaattgacacaACATTGATacggtaaataatgtttattctaATTTTGAAAAGAGAACCAcggaaaaaatattcaaacaatgttGCGACGGTGAATAGTGTATAAAATCACTTTTGTTGTGTTGGCGCTCATTTGTTAAATCTGGTCCTCCGATATTTAAACGCTTTCAAGAAGCGATATATAAAACTAAAAATCACAAATCAAATTTCAGGAGTTTCTTTCGCTCTCGAAATAAGTGTTCATATACCTGTACCATATAGTTAACATGTGCTTGACATTATGTCGTTTTGACGATGACATTCACTTTAGTTTTTAAATCCTCCCAAAAGGCTGTTATTTCCCCATCGCTACCGTTTCTTGGGTAATCAATAAACGCATCATGTCGCAATAGCTGCAGATTTTCCGGAAGTCCTTGAGTTGAGTCGGAATTGTAAAACATCGCCAGAGATATCGGTTTTCCTCTGTAATTCGATTCTTCATTTGTAATATGTGCAGCTATATTCCATTCCAAACTCTGTCTTGAACCGTTTGAGAGAATAAACACAACAACTCGACTCGCGTGAATAGATTTTGTTAGCACGTTGCAAAGCGGTAGTCCATCCAAAATGTCGTCATGCACAAACACAACATATTCAAATTGAATAAGTTTTGGTTTCAATGTTTCCAAAACGAATTCACGGGCGTCTTCCTCGTAGGCTAGATAGATGGCATACTTGAATCGTGAAAATCGCAACGAATTGTCAAGGGCTGTATAGTCGTTAGATGTTGTATCATTACTATGCCCAACATAGTACCAATAGCGAATTTTCCATCTTAACCGGTGTATGAAAGAAGCGACGATAATATTTacgacaacaaataaaataacgaCCAATGTTATCAACAACGACGAGTATGAGGTGCAGAACTTTTGAAGGAATGTAATTTGGTATACTAAATCGTTCTTAGTCCATATGGCTATTGGTGATGGAAGGGCCGAAATATTGTGAATGTAATAACAAGTTGATATTTTCACCGATAGGAGATTGGAGGTTGGCGCTGTGTGTTCAAGAATCCACTCTAATACTTCTAGGTTGTCACATGAACAAGCAATAAAATTTTTAGACAAATCAGCTGTCAAAGTGTCGTTATTCCTGGATGAAACGATGTCATCAAGATCCGATCGCAAAGTGTTGCTCAAAGTGTATATGCGATTTTCTGATAGATTTAAAACGTTTAAAAATGACATGTGAGCTAGTCTGTGGTCAAactcaattaaattatttttagacaaaTATATCCATCGCATTTTTGTTTGATTCTTAAAAAAGTTGGgatgtatgttatttattttatttgtggaCAAATCGACGTATTCAAGTTCcgaatttgaattaaaaatgctCTTATGTTTGACAAGATCATAAAGATAATTGCCTTGGAGATGCACACGCTTCAGTTTTGGAAAATTAATAAAGACATTTTCATTAGAGACAGAACAAAAGTTGTTGCTCAGATCTATTATTTCGACATTTATGCCACCGTGAATAGGTCCTGCCCAGCAATATAGCAATGAATAAGAAGCATTGAttattttaacggaattatttgGATCGATATAAAAGTCGTATATTGGTAAGCCAATTTTACTATGACTGATATCTAAATATTCCAATTTCGGTGGTAGAAATGCAGTTATTTTAATTGTTGGAATATACAACAGCGGTTTTGGACAATCTTTGGCTTTGAAATGTCCAATCTTAGAATGTTGATTACCTATAACGGCTAAACGGTTATGATGTTTAGTGTTATTGTACGCATTAGTTGATGTGTAATTTATATATTCAGACAGAAAATCAGTTGAATAATCTGATTTATCAAAATCTTGCAAGATGGCGAACGGAAGTCCCATGTGCGAATACGATGCTTCAAGTCTTCTTACGTTTTAAAGTTGATATGCATAAAACATATACACACCGAATTCAAATTTGTTTCGTCTAATTCTGATATATTCCAAAGTTTTAGGAAATAACGAAAACGCATCTTTATCGATTGAACTTATCTTGTTATCATCAAGGGAAATCATTTTAAGTGAGATGTGTTGAATTGATTCAATCATATTCCTTGAAATGAAGACAGAGCAGTCTATGGCGGTGTGGTCCTTAAGGCTGTCTAAAATGAGTACTTCAACGTCCGAATTCAAACTTTTAAAACTGTTGAACGGATTGTCCAAGCCCAATGCATAATTCATAGACAAATCAAGCATGCGGAGGCTTATCATATTTTTGAAAGCGTTTGCACAGATATGCAAAACGTTACAGTGGATAATTGATAAATTGGTGACATAAGGCAAATTGACTAAAAGACCATCGGTAATGTTTTGCACGAAGCAGTAATCAAGATAATCCCATATCGGTTCAATTAAATCGCCTGATAtcctaataattttcaggttggGCATATGTTTGAACTCTTCCCCAAATGAAACAATTGAGAATCCATCGATCCATATTTCTTCTAAGGCAGGAAGTTTGTTCAAGATTTCTCCGGGATAACCAGAACGTGGAGTCGTTGATATTAAATTTGCTTGATACATAATGAGTTTCTTCAGAGATATTAATCTTTCGAAGATGTTACTGTCGGTTTCATTGGTAACTGAATATCGTTCATTATGTGCGATATTAAGATATTCTAGCTTTTGCAACCCGATAAATTTGCTTTGCAGTGTCGCACTGTCATTGTACATCGAATTTATCGAAGTGTTTATCAAATACAACTCCTTCAAGCTACTGTAATTTCGAAAAGGTGTATCGGTTCTGTCCGTAAGATTTACAAGGTTGCTATGCGACATGTCCAGGGACAGAATCTGACTTTCGTTTATGTGCTTGAAGTCCGGTAGTCTACCTTCTAGATTATGATTCGATCTACAGTCGACTCTGTACAGATCATTGTCTTCTTTAGAAGCACATTCACATGGAAAACAATCAATCAAATGTGCTTCATTCAACTTGCCCAGCAAACCGATCAACAGGAAGAACAACGTTGGTGAGGATATACACGCCATAATctgtattataataaaaacatagtctaatattttgaaatttacaaagaTCTGTTCGATTCATTACATTATATACGAAATAGACGTTTTTGATCAAGAGGAAGAATAACGCTGGTGAGGATTTACGCGCCATAATctgtattataataaaaacatgttctaatattttgaaatttacaaagaTCAGTTCGATTCATTACATTATATACGAAATAGTTGCTTTTTGATCAACAGGAAGAATAACGTTAGTTAGGATATACACGCCATAATctgtattataataaaaacatattctaatattttgaaatttacaaagaTCAGTTGTATTCATTACATTTGATACGACAGATTTGCTTTTAACATCAAGTAAACGGGTCGGTATGCTTATTTGTATCCAAGAATAACTTGCATTCGAACCAAAGGAAATCAAATGAATGGAGCTAAAATGATCAAAGAATCGTCAACAAATAGAGTTATacgaatataaacaaacatatttatgtaaaaGTATTAAAATGTCTTTGCAACAAAATAAGTCCCATTATAAAAACTAGTTTCAGTTTTGGAGTAACGCAAATCAAACATATTACAACCTGTCATATTCATTTTTAAGCCGAAGTCTCAACAAATAATCATTTGCATGCATCGTTTGTGTGAACATAATAACGTCCATAATTCCAACCAACGCATTAAAATCGATACATTGATGATTTAGAATTATAACATGTAATCATGTAAACCGTACATAAACAGTCGATGATCAAACATGTAAGTGATCTTACGTTTTATTTCAGTTCATTCAATATGTATTACTCAACAATATCTAAACTATTCTACAGATTGTACTTAATGCTTTAGAACCAGATATGTTGAGTTTTGACAGATAACGAAAGTTAAAACAGTATAAATGAAAACTTACCGTTCAGCTACATTGGTTACAAACTCAATCAGATTCATAATATTCGTTCCATTTTTTTACAATGATGTGATGGTAAGAAATACACGTGATAAGATATCAGTGAAACTATTAGAAGGACGATAAATGGTTCGAATGTTTCCTTGTCACAAAACAATATCAGACTTTCATCCATCAATAAATCCACTTATCGTAAATCTCCAACATATGTACAGTCGGTTTCATGGGAGACTGTCAAGTGTTCATTGTGTCCGATACTAAGTTCTGCTGACTTTGCAATGCATTTAAATGCATATGGAATGTTGagctgttttgtttttatttaattgactGAAGTACTTGACAAATTCAGTTCCTGTAAACGGCTGTAATTTGTGTATGATGAATATCTAAATGCGATAAAACGCATATCGAGTTTATCGAGTAAAAcactataaaatgtatttttctttatttctttattcaaaacctattaattatatatttgttattcgttttaaagtattttttttttcaaaagtattaaGCAATTAatcaaaatatgcaataatttaGCAAtcacttatttatttttaaaataaatggtaaTCATTATAGATAATAACTTAACGCATTATAGGTTATACAATTCAACACACTTTTAATCATTGAatcatttaaagtgtatgttTATTGCAAAAGCATTCTGTAACATACCGTCGAAATTGCACATTTGTGCGTTtgattaataaacaaaaatattgtgcGGATGTAGTTTTATGAGCTAGTTAGATATTTCGATAAAGGATTATTGCTTCCGTCAAAACATCAACCAGGACCCATTGCTTTTATCAATGCTTCTTGTTTACTTTAACAATCATTTATCATGTAATATTACGTTTTTCTTCCCGCTGGAATTGGTTGTTTTGGTTTTTGAACAATTTATCGCATGTATATAATGACGGTGACATGTGTGTGCAAAATCGGTATGTATGTCACTTAATTGTAAGTCCTTATTGTTTGACGGCTCTACGAGGTCTCAAATACCATAATATCTGCATTACTGACCAATAGAATTACATAGTTAGTCTCAAACAACTTGATTGAAATGGGAGAACAATATTATAAAGACCCAAACAAAGCTATGTAACATACATGTTATGATGTATGCTTCCTTATATTCAATAACTTGGGTTATCAATACTGGCCATTATTAATGACAATTTGTACATAATATCTTTAAATATCATAGTGTCATTTTTCACGTCCAAAGGACTGTATGTTAATCtattattgtcaaaataaaatttacatcTCAATTTCAATATTTGAACAGTGATAGAAATAACTGTATGAAGAATTTCTAGATaggatttttttcagaaaatttatGATTTTTGTTTAAGACAAATATTCGCTGGAGCATTGTGATAAGAAATTagttattattgcataaactctatctataatgccctctggtggggtgcagaaacttggcaaatgagggcttgaacggaagaaatcgtgcattaacaaggcgattcacgtgccgttcaagccctgttatgtgtttttcatatccataatctggtccacacgcagttacttcccttctcctgccttcgacgactttccaagcataaatggggaactgaataagcaacagtttcctcatgcatgcagggataatggcaatgcctatttcaatccacttttcaagttataccatctgcactctcttgacaacagctttattgtattggcaacgtaaatgaagttaaggttatttactcaacactttcaaaagactatgctgtaaatttaagtgattatgtaccttcaacgatcctgctgtaaattccaaaataatttctcgtttcttaatttgcgcggctgcatttcaactttgcataaatccactgtttaaacacattttaaatcgtaaaCTGCCTATTCGAAGGtgaagcctcgtcatttcggatgatgaccgagtgaggcatatgtaaaacacaaccttgaactgtattgaaataatcgaattattttgtcgatgtcgaatgaacaaaacattattttcaatgttattttaatttattttggtatgtgtgatttgtttatgcaataatagcgaaaatacacattttctcggacatgatcatctgcgggcgctcttaAAATCCTTTCCTGCCCTcgtgcgcactcgggcaggaacggatttttcgagcgcccgcagatgatcatgccctcgaaaacgtgtattatccctatattaaaTCATAATAAAACTGTTCCGaacgtcttcattcataaaatgaACACAGAATATCACATGACCTAAGAAAGGTCACGATCGCCATTTTTCTTTCGTGCTCAGTTGTAACGATATAGGAATGTGTCATTATTATGGACATATAACCATAAAAAGTCAAGCTGATAAAAAGATTAACacttttgttgtttaaatacaaGATACATCTAAATGTATTAAGGAACTGTGTGGCTAAATATTAGGAATGGCCAACTTATGTAAACGGGAAGTAATAAGTCAACTCATTG
Protein-coding sequences here:
- the LOC127845512 gene encoding toll-like receptor 4 isoform X1 translates to MGLPFAILQDFDKSDYSTDFLSEYINYTSTNAYNNTKHHNRLAVIGNQHSKIGHFKAKDCPKPLLYIPTIKITAFLPPKLEYLDISHSKIGLPIYDFYIDPNNSVKIINASYSLLYCWAGPIHGGINVEIIDLSNNFCSVSNENVFINFPKLKRVHLQGNYLYDLVKHKSIFNSNSELEYVDLSTNKINNIHPNFFKNQTKMRWIYLSKNNLIEFDHRLAHMSFLNVLNLSENRIYTLSNTLRSDLDDIVSSRNNDTLTADLSKNFIACSCDNLEVLEWILEHTAPTSNLLSVKISTCYYIHNISALPSPIAIWTKNDLVYQITFLQKFCTSYSSLLITLVVILFVVVNIIVASFIHRLRWKIRYWYYVGHSNDTTSNDYTALDNSLRFSRFKYAIYLAYEEDAREFVLETLKPKLIQFEYVVFVHDDILDGLPLCNVLTKSIHASRVVVFILSNGSRQSLEWNIAAHITNEESNYRGKPISLAMFYNSDSTQGLPENLQLLRHDAFIDYPRNGSDGEITAFWEDLKTKVNVIVKTT
- the LOC127845512 gene encoding leucine-rich repeat-containing protein 70-like isoform X2, which gives rise to MACISSPTLFFLLIGLLGKLNEAHLIDCFPCECASKEDNDLYRVDCRSNHNLEGRLPDFKHINESQILSLDMSHSNLVNLTDRTDTPFRNYSSLKELYLINTSINSMYNDSATLQSKFIGLQKLEYLNIAHNERYSVTNETDSNIFERLISLKKLIMYQANLISTTPRSGYPGEILNKLPALEEIWIDGFSIVSFGEEFKHMPNLKIIRISGDLIEPIWDYLDYCFVQNITDGLLVNLPYVTNLSIIHCNVLHICANAFKNMISLRMLDLSMNYALGLDNPFNSFKSLNSDVEVLILDSLKDHTAIDCSVFISRNMIESIQHISLKMISLDDNKISSIDKDAFSLFPKTLEYIRIRRNKFEFGVYMFYAYQL